The Microcoleus sp. AS-A8 genome has a window encoding:
- a CDS encoding DUF3596 domain-containing protein: MNTTQTKAAKGTVGIESFRGKLRLRLPRSIETNNRYISTGLQDTPENLKKAQKIAWQIEEDISNGTFDSTLATYKPQYHLTVVQAIKAQPALSLSQLWEQYTEYRKPLIAETTLKIQYAAVRNHIAKLPTKTLSDAVQIRDFLVSKLSNDAARRTLTQISACCDWAVDSCLISSNPFHGMAQKIKVVKDETDTIDPFTAEERDIIIKAFEEHSLYSYYVPFVKFLFMTGCRTGEAVGLQWKHISTDCRTITFSESVSTQLKIRKDCKTHQSRKFHCNATLQALLLSIKPNNCNPEALVFPSKKGGIIRSGHFLDSAWKGRSDRNDGIVTQLVKEGKISRYRTQYNTRHTFITQCLAAGVSVVQVAKWAGNSPEIIMKHYAGITTHVQVPEF; the protein is encoded by the coding sequence ATGAATACTACACAAACCAAAGCAGCTAAGGGAACAGTAGGGATTGAGAGCTTCAGAGGTAAATTACGTTTGCGCTTACCTCGTAGTATTGAAACTAACAACAGATATATCTCTACTGGCTTGCAGGATACTCCTGAGAATTTGAAGAAAGCTCAGAAGATAGCATGGCAGATTGAGGAGGATATCAGCAATGGAACGTTTGATTCTACCTTGGCTACCTATAAGCCTCAGTATCATTTAACAGTTGTACAAGCAATTAAAGCTCAACCAGCGCTATCCCTCTCGCAACTATGGGAACAGTACACCGAGTACAGAAAACCTCTGATTGCTGAAACAACGCTCAAGATTCAATATGCAGCAGTACGGAATCATATTGCCAAGCTACCGACAAAGACTCTAAGCGATGCTGTTCAGATTCGGGATTTTCTGGTAAGTAAGTTGTCCAATGATGCGGCAAGAAGAACTCTAACTCAAATTTCAGCTTGTTGCGACTGGGCAGTTGATTCTTGCTTAATCTCCAGTAATCCGTTTCATGGCATGGCACAAAAAATTAAGGTAGTAAAGGATGAAACAGATACTATCGATCCATTCACGGCTGAAGAACGAGATATTATCATCAAAGCTTTTGAGGAACATTCTCTCTATTCCTATTATGTTCCATTCGTCAAGTTCTTGTTTATGACTGGATGCCGTACTGGTGAAGCGGTAGGGTTGCAGTGGAAACATATTTCTACGGATTGTAGAACAATTACCTTCTCTGAATCAGTTAGTACTCAATTAAAAATCCGTAAAGACTGTAAAACACATCAAAGCCGTAAATTTCATTGTAATGCTACTTTGCAAGCTTTGCTACTCAGCATTAAGCCTAATAACTGTAATCCTGAAGCATTAGTTTTTCCAAGTAAGAAAGGTGGTATTATTCGTTCTGGTCATTTCCTTGATAGTGCATGGAAAGGACGTTCTGATAGAAATGATGGAATTGTTACACAGCTTGTAAAAGAAGGAAAAATAAGCCGCTATCGTACTCAATACAATACACGCCATACTTTTATTACGCAGTGTTTGGCAGCTGGAGTTAGTGTTGTGCAGGTAGCTAAATGGGCGGGGAATTCACCAGAAATAATAATGAAGCATTATGCTGGCATTACTACTCATGTGCAAGTACCTGAATTCTAA